The following proteins are encoded in a genomic region of Drosophila willistoni isolate 14030-0811.24 chromosome 3R, UCI_dwil_1.1, whole genome shotgun sequence:
- the LOC6650532 gene encoding tropomyosin-1, isoforms 9A/A/B isoform X12, with amino-acid sequence MTTSIPQGTLLDVLKKKMRQTKEEMEKYKDECEEYHKRLQLEVVRREEAESEVAALNRRIQLLEEDLERSEERLGSATAKLSEASQAADESERIRKALENRTNMEDDKVALLENQLAQAKLIAEEADKKYEEVARKLVLMEQDLERSEEKVELSESKIVELEEELRVVGNNLKSLEVSEEKATQKEETFETQIKVLDHSLKEAEARAEFAERSVQKLQKEVDRLEDELINEKERYALVEDSLDFTFVDLMGIEPFYNDRNPKPPTPEPTEEDLARIAAAEAAKAAAQAAAEEAALSGGDVGADGVEGAAPVANGEAVAPAEEVVPAEPVKEPTPPPPPPFEYAIDLPPEGAEVPYVKNCEAGDVLASLPTVPEGEEPPPEGAPAAPTEGVEAVAAAPTAETPADAAVPPTGEAPPAEAAAAAPPPNAEEAAPPTAEAAPQA; translated from the exons atgaCGACTAGCATTCCACAAGGTACACTCTTGGATGTACTCAAGAAGAAAATGCGTCAGACCAaagaagaaatggaaaagtatAAAGATGAATGCGAGGAATATCACAAGCGGTTGCAGCTTGAAGTTGTTCGACGTGAAGAA GCTGAATCTGAGGTCGCTGCCTTGAACCGTCGCATTCAATTGCTCGAAGAAGACTTGGAACGTTCTGAGGAGCGTTTGGGTTCCGCCACAGCCAAGCTGTCGGAAGCTTCTCAAGCCGCCGATGAGAGCGAACG GATACGAAAAGCTCTTGAAAATCGCACAAATATGGAAGATGACAAAGTAGCTCTATTGGAGAATCAATTAGCGCAAGCAAAATTAATTGCAGAAGAAGCCGATAAGAAATATGAAGAG GTTGCCAGAAAACTAGTACTCATGGAACAGGATCTGGAACGTTCCGAGGAAAAAGTTGAGCTCAGCGAAAG CAAAATCGTGGAGCTTGAGGAAGAACTCCGTGTTGTTGGTAACAACTTGAAGTCCCTGGAAGTGTCTGAGGAAAAG GCCACACAAAAAGAGGAAACCTTTGAAACGCAAATCAAAGTTTTGGATCATTCTCTAAAAGAG GCTGAGGCACGCGCTGAATTCGCTGAACGTTCCGTTCAGAAATTGCAGAAGGAAGTGGACAGGCTCGAAG ACGAACTGATCAACGAGAAAGAACGTTATGCCCTCGTTGAGGATAGTTTGGACTTTACCTTTGTTGATTTGATGGGCATAGAACCCTTCTATAATGATCGCAATCCCAAGCCACCAACACCGGAGCCAACTGAAGAGGATCTTGCTAGAATAGCAGCTGCTGAGGCCGCCAAGGCTGCAGCCCAAGCGGCAGCGGAAGAAGCTGCCTTGTCCGGGGGCGATGTTGGCGCAGATGGTGTAGAAGGTGCAGCCCCCGTAGCGAATGGCGAAGCGGTTGCACCTGCCGAAGAGGTTGTACCTGCTGAACCCGTTAAAGAGCCAacaccaccgccgccaccaccatTTGAGTATGCTATCGATTTGCCACCAGAGGGCGCTGAAGTGCCGTATGTGAAGAATTGTGAAGCGGGCGATGTACTAGCATCATTGCCAACTGTGCCTGAGGGTGAAGAGCCGCCACCAGAGGGGGCTCCAGCTGCTCCAACTGAAGGTGTAGAAGCAGTTGCTGCGGCTCCCACAGCTGAAACTCCTGCCGATGCTGCAGTACCTCCAACCGGAGAGGCTCCTCCGGCTgaagcagctgctgctgctccaccACCAAACGCAGAAGAGGCGGCTCCTCCAACCGCAGAGGCTGCCCCTCAAGCCTAA
- the LOC6650532 gene encoding tropomyosin-1, isoforms 9A/A/B isoform X17, whose protein sequence is MTTSIPQGTLLDVLKKKMRQTKEEMEKYKDECEEYHKRLQLEVVRREEAESEVAALNRRIQLLEEDLERSEERLGSATAKLSEASQAADESERIRKALENRTNMEDDKVALLENQLAQAKLIAEEADKKYEEVARKLVLMEQDLERSEEKVELSESKIVELEEELRVVGNNLKSLEVSEEKATQKEETFETQIKVLDHSLKEAEARAEFAERSVQKLQKEVDRLEDDLLNERGKNKLLQEEMEATLHDIQNM, encoded by the exons atgaCGACTAGCATTCCACAAGGTACACTCTTGGATGTACTCAAGAAGAAAATGCGTCAGACCAaagaagaaatggaaaagtatAAAGATGAATGCGAGGAATATCACAAGCGGTTGCAGCTTGAAGTTGTTCGACGTGAAGAA GCTGAATCTGAGGTCGCTGCCTTGAACCGTCGCATTCAATTGCTCGAAGAAGACTTGGAACGTTCTGAGGAGCGTTTGGGTTCCGCCACAGCCAAGCTGTCGGAAGCTTCTCAAGCCGCCGATGAGAGCGAACG GATACGAAAAGCTCTTGAAAATCGCACAAATATGGAAGATGACAAAGTAGCTCTATTGGAGAATCAATTAGCGCAAGCAAAATTAATTGCAGAAGAAGCCGATAAGAAATATGAAGAG GTTGCCAGAAAACTAGTACTCATGGAACAGGATCTGGAACGTTCCGAGGAAAAAGTTGAGCTCAGCGAAAG CAAAATCGTGGAGCTTGAGGAAGAACTCCGTGTTGTTGGTAACAACTTGAAGTCCCTGGAAGTGTCTGAGGAAAAG GCCACACAAAAAGAGGAAACCTTTGAAACGCAAATCAAAGTTTTGGATCATTCTCTAAAAGAG GCTGAGGCACGCGCTGAATTCGCTGAACGTTCCGTTCAGAAATTGCAGAAGGAAGTGGACAGGCTCGAAG ATGACTTGCTGAATGAGCGGGGCAAGAATAAACTGCTGCAGGAGGAAATGGAAGCCACCTTACATGACATTCAAAACATgtaa
- the LOC6650532 gene encoding tropomyosin-1, isoforms 9A/A/B isoform X20: protein MTTSIPQGTLLDVLKKKMRQTKEEMEKYKDECEEYHKRLQLEVVRREEAESEVAALNRRIQLLEEDLERSEERLGSATAKLSEASQAADESERIRKALENRTNMEDDKVALLENQLAQAKLIAEEADKKYEEVARKLAMVEADLERAEERAEQGENKIVELEEELRVVGNNLKSLEVSEEKANQREEEYKNQIKTLNTRLKEAEARAEFAERSVQKLQKEVDRLEDEVSKGKEKYKTIAQELEYADLNNY from the exons atgaCGACTAGCATTCCACAAGGTACACTCTTGGATGTACTCAAGAAGAAAATGCGTCAGACCAaagaagaaatggaaaagtatAAAGATGAATGCGAGGAATATCACAAGCGGTTGCAGCTTGAAGTTGTTCGACGTGAAGAA GCTGAATCTGAGGTCGCTGCCTTGAACCGTCGCATTCAATTGCTCGAAGAAGACTTGGAACGTTCTGAGGAGCGTTTGGGTTCCGCCACAGCCAAGCTGTCGGAAGCTTCTCAAGCCGCCGATGAGAGCGAACG GATACGAAAAGCTCTTGAAAATCGCACAAATATGGAAGATGACAAAGTAGCTCTATTGGAGAATCAATTAGCGCAAGCAAAATTAATTGCAGAAGAAGCCGATAAGAAATATGAAGAG GTTGCCCGTAAATTGGCCATGGTTGAAGCTGATTTGGAGCGTGCCGAAGAACGTGCCGAACAGGGTGAAAA CAAAATCGTGGAGCTTGAGGAAGAACTCCGTGTTGTTGGTAACAACTTGAAGTCCCTGGAAGTGTCTGAGGAAAAG GCCAACCAACGTGAGGAAGAGTACAAGAACCAAATCAAGACCCTCAACACTCGTCTAAAGGAG GCTGAGGCACGCGCTGAATTCGCTGAACGTTCCGTTCAGAAATTGCAGAAGGAAGTGGACAGGCTCGAAG ATGAAGTGAGCAAAGGTAAGGAAAAGTACAAAACAATTGCCCAGGAACTGGAATATGCCGACCTAAACAATTACTAA
- the LOC6650532 gene encoding tropomyosin-1, isoforms 9A/A/B isoform X11 encodes MTTSIPQGTLLDVLKKKMRQTKEEMEKYKDECEEYHKRLQLEVVRREEAESEVAALNRRIQLLEEDLERSEERLGSATAKLSEASQAADESERIRKALENRTNMEDDKVALLENQLAQAKLIAEEADKKYEEVARKLVLMEQDLERSEEKVELSESKIVELEEELRVVGNNLKSLEVSEEKANQREEEYKNQIKTLNTRLKEAEARAEFAERSVQKLQKEVDRLEDELINEKERYALVEDSLDFTFVDLMGIEPFYNDRNPKPPTPEPTEEDLARIAAAEAAKAAAQAAAEEAALSGGDVGADGVEGAAPVANGEAVAPAEEVVPAEPVKEPTPPPPPPFEYAIDLPPEGAEVPYVKNCEAGDVLASLPTVPEGEEPPPEGAPAAPTEGVEAVAAAPTAETPADAAVPPTGEAPPAEAAAAAPPPNAEEAAPPTAEAAPQA; translated from the exons atgaCGACTAGCATTCCACAAGGTACACTCTTGGATGTACTCAAGAAGAAAATGCGTCAGACCAaagaagaaatggaaaagtatAAAGATGAATGCGAGGAATATCACAAGCGGTTGCAGCTTGAAGTTGTTCGACGTGAAGAA GCTGAATCTGAGGTCGCTGCCTTGAACCGTCGCATTCAATTGCTCGAAGAAGACTTGGAACGTTCTGAGGAGCGTTTGGGTTCCGCCACAGCCAAGCTGTCGGAAGCTTCTCAAGCCGCCGATGAGAGCGAACG GATACGAAAAGCTCTTGAAAATCGCACAAATATGGAAGATGACAAAGTAGCTCTATTGGAGAATCAATTAGCGCAAGCAAAATTAATTGCAGAAGAAGCCGATAAGAAATATGAAGAG GTTGCCAGAAAACTAGTACTCATGGAACAGGATCTGGAACGTTCCGAGGAAAAAGTTGAGCTCAGCGAAAG CAAAATCGTGGAGCTTGAGGAAGAACTCCGTGTTGTTGGTAACAACTTGAAGTCCCTGGAAGTGTCTGAGGAAAAG GCCAACCAACGTGAGGAAGAGTACAAGAACCAAATCAAGACCCTCAACACTCGTCTAAAGGAG GCTGAGGCACGCGCTGAATTCGCTGAACGTTCCGTTCAGAAATTGCAGAAGGAAGTGGACAGGCTCGAAG ACGAACTGATCAACGAGAAAGAACGTTATGCCCTCGTTGAGGATAGTTTGGACTTTACCTTTGTTGATTTGATGGGCATAGAACCCTTCTATAATGATCGCAATCCCAAGCCACCAACACCGGAGCCAACTGAAGAGGATCTTGCTAGAATAGCAGCTGCTGAGGCCGCCAAGGCTGCAGCCCAAGCGGCAGCGGAAGAAGCTGCCTTGTCCGGGGGCGATGTTGGCGCAGATGGTGTAGAAGGTGCAGCCCCCGTAGCGAATGGCGAAGCGGTTGCACCTGCCGAAGAGGTTGTACCTGCTGAACCCGTTAAAGAGCCAacaccaccgccgccaccaccatTTGAGTATGCTATCGATTTGCCACCAGAGGGCGCTGAAGTGCCGTATGTGAAGAATTGTGAAGCGGGCGATGTACTAGCATCATTGCCAACTGTGCCTGAGGGTGAAGAGCCGCCACCAGAGGGGGCTCCAGCTGCTCCAACTGAAGGTGTAGAAGCAGTTGCTGCGGCTCCCACAGCTGAAACTCCTGCCGATGCTGCAGTACCTCCAACCGGAGAGGCTCCTCCGGCTgaagcagctgctgctgctccaccACCAAACGCAGAAGAGGCGGCTCCTCCAACCGCAGAGGCTGCCCCTCAAGCCTAA
- the LOC6650532 gene encoding tropomyosin-1, isoforms 9A/A/B isoform X18: MTTSIPQGTLLDVLKKKMRQTKEEMEKYKDECEEYHKRLQLEVVRREEAESEVAALNRRIQLLEEDLERSEERLGSATAKLSEASQAADESERIRKALENRTNMEDDKVALLENQLAQAKLIAEEADKKYEEVARKLVLMEQDLERSEEKVELSESKIVELEEELRVVGNNLKSLEVSEEKANQREEEYKNQIKTLNTRLKEAEARAEFAERSVQKLQKEVDRLEDEVSKGKEKYKTIAQELEYADLNNY, encoded by the exons atgaCGACTAGCATTCCACAAGGTACACTCTTGGATGTACTCAAGAAGAAAATGCGTCAGACCAaagaagaaatggaaaagtatAAAGATGAATGCGAGGAATATCACAAGCGGTTGCAGCTTGAAGTTGTTCGACGTGAAGAA GCTGAATCTGAGGTCGCTGCCTTGAACCGTCGCATTCAATTGCTCGAAGAAGACTTGGAACGTTCTGAGGAGCGTTTGGGTTCCGCCACAGCCAAGCTGTCGGAAGCTTCTCAAGCCGCCGATGAGAGCGAACG GATACGAAAAGCTCTTGAAAATCGCACAAATATGGAAGATGACAAAGTAGCTCTATTGGAGAATCAATTAGCGCAAGCAAAATTAATTGCAGAAGAAGCCGATAAGAAATATGAAGAG GTTGCCAGAAAACTAGTACTCATGGAACAGGATCTGGAACGTTCCGAGGAAAAAGTTGAGCTCAGCGAAAG CAAAATCGTGGAGCTTGAGGAAGAACTCCGTGTTGTTGGTAACAACTTGAAGTCCCTGGAAGTGTCTGAGGAAAAG GCCAACCAACGTGAGGAAGAGTACAAGAACCAAATCAAGACCCTCAACACTCGTCTAAAGGAG GCTGAGGCACGCGCTGAATTCGCTGAACGTTCCGTTCAGAAATTGCAGAAGGAAGTGGACAGGCTCGAAG ATGAAGTGAGCAAAGGTAAGGAAAAGTACAAAACAATTGCCCAGGAACTGGAATATGCCGACCTAAACAATTACTAA